The following coding sequences lie in one Arabidopsis thaliana chromosome 3, partial sequence genomic window:
- a CDS encoding Peptidase C78, ubiquitin fold modifier-specific peptidase 1/ 2 (Peptidase C78, ubiquitin fold modifier-specific peptidase 1/ 2; FUNCTIONS IN: molecular_function unknown; INVOLVED IN: biological_process unknown; LOCATED IN: cellular_component unknown; CONTAINS InterPro DOMAIN/s: Peptidase C78, ubiquitin fold modifier-specific peptidase 1/ 2 (InterPro:IPR012462).), producing MVPSSETATVRVLCQKLLLSPNHPGTLQWLIGSPFFPPFTVVSTFRCIHHSPDFQQESDDLRKLLPKGFEVIGGLIIGDSDAEKSAFEAVRAARRLRKHLSEGGELDDEKIVGASCDVGTGTIHFFISKSENTTKLEPVGSVVYEDKSGKYLWENGCLLHCELPIKLPFYYPASSPSDSKEKFSDAIDAVITQFKEPYVVYIAETLKKASGGVPKPVVLRGKDLGFGADASNINRLPSADQVSDIKMLSCSHLCLNNKTAPAVNSAENADKIHISVLLNRSEKLPTSGAPVAEYFPAMEEARLIVVDLNLDVLTYAPKDLPLMHAVSNLVIPALVDQLYSLKKIILPHLLVEHPQLRIYHFNPPGVLHPITSMYELNYGETEMKQVDVRKLLHLRLGLPLDRPLLRIANALDLSVNDDSKSNMNRRGSTLLKDVHIGIPSSGVSEGVASIIQGSYEYYHYLQDGFDDSGWGCAYRSLQTIISWFRLQHYTSISVPSHREIQQTLVEIGDKDPSFVGSREWIGAIELSFVLDKLLGVSCKIMNFRSGSELPEKCRELAMHFENQGTPIMIGSVDQSLMRFKETYKKDPFNLLNFVFGDCAFLILDPHYTGSEDHKKIVNGGWCGWKKAVDSKGKSFFLHNKFYNLLLPQRPNMV from the exons ATGGTTCCTTCGAGCGAGACAGCGACCGTACGAGTCCTTTGCCAAAAGCTGCTTCTCTCACCGAACCATCCTGGAACTCTCCAATGGCTCATTGGTTCCCCATTTTTCCCGCCTTTCACCGTCGTCTCCACTTTCCGATGTATCCATCACTCTCCTGATTTCCAGCAAGAATCTG ATGATCTCCGGAAGTTGTTACCAAAAGGTTTTGAAGTCATTGGAGGTCTGATAATTGGAGATTCTGATGCTGAGAAAAGCGCATTTGAGGCGGTTCGAGCTGCTCGTAGATTGCGAAAGCATTTATCTGAAGGTGGAGAGTTAGATGATGAAAAGATAGTTGGGGCTAGTTGCGATGTAGGCACTGGTACCATTCACTTTTTCATCTCTAAAAGTGAAAACACAACGAAACTTGAGCCTGTTGGTTCTGTTGTGTATGAGGATAAGTCTGGAAAGTATTTATGGGAGAACGGTTGTTTGCTTCACTGTGAGCTTCCAATCAAGTTGCCATTTTATTATCCTGCAAGCTCGCCCTCTg ATTCGAAGGAGAAGTTTTCAGATGCAATTGATGCAGTTATTACTCAGTTTAAAGAACCATATGTTGTATACATAGCTGAGACCTTAAAGAAAGCTTCTGGAGGCGTTCCAAAGCCAGTCGTCCTCCGTGGTAaagatttgggttttggtgCTGATGCATCAAACATTAATCGTCTTCCTTCTGCTGACCAAGTATCTGACATTAAGATGTTGTCATGCTCACATTTGTGTCTGAATAACAAAACTGCTCCAGCAGTAAATTCGGCTGAG aatGCAGATAAAATCCACATATCTGTTCTGCTTAATAGATCTGAAAAACTTCCAACCTCTGGTGCCCCTGTTGCAGAATATTTTCCAG CTATGGAAGAAGCAAGGCtcattgttgttgatttgaaTCTTGATGTACTTACTTATGCACCCAAGGATCTTCCACTTATGCACGCAGTCTCAAATTTAGTTATTCCTGCTTTGGTTGATCAGTTATATTCCCTGAAGAAGATTATCTTACCACACCTCTTGGTGGAACATCCTCAG TTGCGTATATATCACTTTAATCCACCCGGGGTATTACATCCAATAACAAGTATGTACGAGCTCAACTACGGAGAGACAGAAATGAAGCAAG TCGATGTTAGAAAATTGCTACACTTGAGGCTTGGTCTGCCACTGGATCGCCCTCTTTTAAGAATTGCTAATGCCTTGGATTTGTCTGTGAATGATGACTCAAAGAGTAACATGAACAGAAGGG GTTCCACCTTGCTCAAAGATGTGCATATTGGAATCCCTAGCAGCGGAG TTTCGGAGGGTGTGGCATCTATTATCCAAGGTTCTTATGAGTATTATCATTATCTTCAGGATGGCTTTGATGACTCG GGATGGGGATGTGCTTACCGATCATTGCAAACTATTATCTCGTGGTTCAGACTTCAACACTACACATCCATATCTGTACCTTCACATAG GGAAATACAGCAGACACTCGTGGAAATAGGTGACAAGGATCCTTCGTTTGTAGGATCGCGTGAATGGATTGGTGCCATAGAGTTAAGCTTTGTGTTGGATAAACTTCTTGGT GTAAGTTGCAAAATTATGAACTTCAGATCCGGATCAGAGCTCCCAGAGAAATGCCGGGAGTTAGCTATGCACTTTGAGAACCAAGGAACTCCAATAATGATTG GATCAGTGGACCAGTCTTTAATGCGGTTTAAAGAAACCTATAAGAAGGATCCGTTTAATCTTTTAAACTTTGTATT CGGGGATTGCGCGTTCCTGATCCTGGATCCGCATTATACAGGAAGTGAAGATCACAAGAAGATCGTCAATGGTGGTTGGTGTGGGTGGAAAAAAGCTGTTGATAGCAAAGGAAAAAGCTTTTTCTTGCACAACAAGTTttacaatcttcttcttcctcaacgTCCCAACATGgtttaa
- the BT2 gene encoding BTB and TAZ domain protein 2, whose amino-acid sequence MERYGIHLLALSHVYMVTQLKQRCSKGVVQRLTTENVVDVLQLARLCDAPDVCLRSMRLIHSQFKTVEQTEGWKFIQEHDPFLELDILQFIDDAESRKKRRRRHRKEQDLYMQLSEAMECIEHICTQGCTLVGPSNVVDNNKKSMTAEKSEPCKAFSTCYGLQLLIRHFAVCKRRNNDKGCLRCKRMLQLFRLHSLICDQPDSCRVPLCRQFRKRGEQDKKMGEDTKWKLLVTRVVSAKAMTSLCQSKKNKCEQAQGV is encoded by the exons ATGGAGAGATATGGAATCCATCTTTTAGCGTTGTCTCACGTCTACATGGTCACCCAGCTGAAGCAACGGTGCTCAAAAGGCGTTGTACAACGTTTAACTACAGAGAACGTAGTCGACGTCCTCCAGCTAGCTCGGCTCTGCGACGCACCCGATGTTTGCCTTCGATCTATGCGTCTGATCCATTCGCAGTTTAAGACCGTTGAGCAGACTGAAGGATGGAAGTTTATTCAAGAACATGATCCTTTCCTCGAGCTCGACATTCTCCAGTTCATCGATGACGCCGAATCG aggaagaaaagaaggcGACGACATAGAAAGGAGCAGGATCTTTACATGCAACTAAGCGAGGCAATGGAGTGCATAGAGCACATATGCACACAAGGTTGTACATTGGTCGGTCCATCAAACGTAGTagataacaacaaaaagtcaatgacTGCGGAAAAGTCAGAGCCTTGTAAGGCGTTTTCCACGTGTTATGGTCTTCAGCTTTTGATACGTCACTTTGCCGTATGCAAGAGGAGGAATAACGATAAGGGTTGTCTTCGTTGCAAGCGGATGCTTCAACTCTTTAGACTCCATTCTTTGATTTGTGATCAACCCGATTCTTGTCGCGTCCCTCTCTGCAG GCAATTTAGGAAACGGGGAGAACAAGACAAGAAAATGGGTGAAGACACCAAGTGGAAGCTTCTGGTGACAAGGGTTGTGTCTGCAAAAGCTATGACGTCGTTGTGTCAgtcaaagaagaacaaatgtGAACAAGCACAAGGGGTTTAA
- a CDS encoding Peptidase C78, ubiquitin fold modifier-specific peptidase 1/ 2 (Peptidase C78, ubiquitin fold modifier-specific peptidase 1/ 2; CONTAINS InterPro DOMAIN/s: Peptidase C78, ubiquitin fold modifier-specific peptidase 1/ 2 (InterPro:IPR012462); Has 331 Blast hits to 329 proteins in 105 species: Archae - 0; Bacteria - 0; Metazoa - 242; Fungi - 0; Plants - 44; Viruses - 0; Other Eukaryotes - 45 (source: NCBI BLink).), with protein sequence MVPSSETATVRVLCQKLLLSPNHPGTLQWLIGSPFFPPFTVVSTFRCIHHSPDFQQESDDLRKLLPKGFEVIGGLIIGDSDAEKSAFEAVRAARRLRKHLSEGGELDDEKIVGASCDVGTGTIHFFISKSENTTKLEPVGSVVYEDKSGKYLWENGCLLHCELPIKLPFYYPASSPSDSKEKFSDAIDAVITQFKEPYVVYIAETLKKASGGVPKPVVLRGKDLGFGADASNINRLPSADQVSDIKMLSCSHLCLNNKTAPAVNSAENADKIHISVLLNRSEKLPTSGAPVAEYFPAMEEARLIVVDLNLDVLTYAPKDLPLMHAVSNLVIPALVDQLYSLKKIILPHLLVEHPQLRIYHFNPPGVLHPITSMYELNYGETEMKQVDVRKLLHLRLGLPLDRPLLRIANALDLSVNDDSKSNMNRRGSTLLKDVHIGIPSSGVSEGVASIIQGSYEYYHYLQDGFDDSGWGCAYRSLQTIISWFRLQHYTSISVPSHREIQQTLVEIGDKDPSFVGSREWIGAIELSFVLDKLLGVSCKIMNFRSGSELPEKCRELAMHFENQGTPIMIGGGVLAYTLLGVDYDEGSGDCAFLILDPHYTGSEDHKKIVNGGWCGWKKAVDSKGKSFFLHNKFYNLLLPQRPNMV encoded by the exons ATGGTTCCTTCGAGCGAGACAGCGACCGTACGAGTCCTTTGCCAAAAGCTGCTTCTCTCACCGAACCATCCTGGAACTCTCCAATGGCTCATTGGTTCCCCATTTTTCCCGCCTTTCACCGTCGTCTCCACTTTCCGATGTATCCATCACTCTCCTGATTTCCAGCAAGAATCTG ATGATCTCCGGAAGTTGTTACCAAAAGGTTTTGAAGTCATTGGAGGTCTGATAATTGGAGATTCTGATGCTGAGAAAAGCGCATTTGAGGCGGTTCGAGCTGCTCGTAGATTGCGAAAGCATTTATCTGAAGGTGGAGAGTTAGATGATGAAAAGATAGTTGGGGCTAGTTGCGATGTAGGCACTGGTACCATTCACTTTTTCATCTCTAAAAGTGAAAACACAACGAAACTTGAGCCTGTTGGTTCTGTTGTGTATGAGGATAAGTCTGGAAAGTATTTATGGGAGAACGGTTGTTTGCTTCACTGTGAGCTTCCAATCAAGTTGCCATTTTATTATCCTGCAAGCTCGCCCTCTg ATTCGAAGGAGAAGTTTTCAGATGCAATTGATGCAGTTATTACTCAGTTTAAAGAACCATATGTTGTATACATAGCTGAGACCTTAAAGAAAGCTTCTGGAGGCGTTCCAAAGCCAGTCGTCCTCCGTGGTAaagatttgggttttggtgCTGATGCATCAAACATTAATCGTCTTCCTTCTGCTGACCAAGTATCTGACATTAAGATGTTGTCATGCTCACATTTGTGTCTGAATAACAAAACTGCTCCAGCAGTAAATTCGGCTGAG aatGCAGATAAAATCCACATATCTGTTCTGCTTAATAGATCTGAAAAACTTCCAACCTCTGGTGCCCCTGTTGCAGAATATTTTCCAG CTATGGAAGAAGCAAGGCtcattgttgttgatttgaaTCTTGATGTACTTACTTATGCACCCAAGGATCTTCCACTTATGCACGCAGTCTCAAATTTAGTTATTCCTGCTTTGGTTGATCAGTTATATTCCCTGAAGAAGATTATCTTACCACACCTCTTGGTGGAACATCCTCAG TTGCGTATATATCACTTTAATCCACCCGGGGTATTACATCCAATAACAAGTATGTACGAGCTCAACTACGGAGAGACAGAAATGAAGCAAG TCGATGTTAGAAAATTGCTACACTTGAGGCTTGGTCTGCCACTGGATCGCCCTCTTTTAAGAATTGCTAATGCCTTGGATTTGTCTGTGAATGATGACTCAAAGAGTAACATGAACAGAAGGG GTTCCACCTTGCTCAAAGATGTGCATATTGGAATCCCTAGCAGCGGAG TTTCGGAGGGTGTGGCATCTATTATCCAAGGTTCTTATGAGTATTATCATTATCTTCAGGATGGCTTTGATGACTCG GGATGGGGATGTGCTTACCGATCATTGCAAACTATTATCTCGTGGTTCAGACTTCAACACTACACATCCATATCTGTACCTTCACATAG GGAAATACAGCAGACACTCGTGGAAATAGGTGACAAGGATCCTTCGTTTGTAGGATCGCGTGAATGGATTGGTGCCATAGAGTTAAGCTTTGTGTTGGATAAACTTCTTGGT GTAAGTTGCAAAATTATGAACTTCAGATCCGGATCAGAGCTCCCAGAGAAATGCCGGGAGTTAGCTATGCACTTTGAGAACCAAGGAACTCCAATAATGATTG GAGGTGGGGTTCTTGCATACACGCTATTGGGAGTGGATTACGATGAAGGAAGCGGGGATTGCGCGTTCCTGATCCTGGATCCGCATTATACAGGAAGTGAAGATCACAAGAAGATCGTCAATGGTGGTTGGTGTGGGTGGAAAAAAGCTGTTGATAGCAAAGGAAAAAGCTTTTTCTTGCACAACAAGTTttacaatcttcttcttcctcaacgTCCCAACATGgtttaa
- the BT2 gene encoding BTB and TAZ domain protein 2, translating into MEAVLVAMSVPATTEDDGFSLITDKLSYNLTPTSDVEIVTSDNRRIPAHSGVLASASPVLMNIMKKPMRRYRGCGSKRVIKILGVPCDAVSVFIKFLYSSSLTEDEMERYGIHLLALSHVYMVTQLKQRCSKGVVQRLTTENVVDVLQLARLCDAPDVCLRSMRLIHSQFKTVEQTEGWKFIQEHDPFLELDILQFIDDAESRKKRRRRHRKEQDLYMQLSEAMECIEHICTQGCTLVGPSNVVDNNKKSMTAEKSEPCKAFSTCYGLQLLIRHFAVCKRRNNDKGCLRCKRMLQLFRLHSLICDQPDSCRVPLCRYVPTCFVRNFTFEINQKV; encoded by the exons ATGGAAGCTGTTCTTGTCGCAATGTCCGTCCCCGCCACAACGGAAGACGACGGATTTTCGTTAATCACCGATAAACTTTCATATAATCTAACGCCGACGTCGGACGTTGAGATCGTTACCTCCGATAACCGTCGGATTCCGGCACACTCCGGCGTTCTG GCTTCAGCTTCACCGGTACTGATGAACATCATGAAGAAACCGATGAGACGTTACAGAGGCTGTGGATCTAAAAGAGTCATCAAGATTCTTGGCGTTCCATGCGACGCCGTTTCGGTTTTTATCAAATTCCTCTACTCTTCTAg TTTGACGGAGGATGAGATGGAGAGATATGGAATCCATCTTTTAGCGTTGTCTCACGTCTACATGGTCACCCAGCTGAAGCAACGGTGCTCAAAAGGCGTTGTACAACGTTTAACTACAGAGAACGTAGTCGACGTCCTCCAGCTAGCTCGGCTCTGCGACGCACCCGATGTTTGCCTTCGATCTATGCGTCTGATCCATTCGCAGTTTAAGACCGTTGAGCAGACTGAAGGATGGAAGTTTATTCAAGAACATGATCCTTTCCTCGAGCTCGACATTCTCCAGTTCATCGATGACGCCGAATCG aggaagaaaagaaggcGACGACATAGAAAGGAGCAGGATCTTTACATGCAACTAAGCGAGGCAATGGAGTGCATAGAGCACATATGCACACAAGGTTGTACATTGGTCGGTCCATCAAACGTAGTagataacaacaaaaagtcaatgacTGCGGAAAAGTCAGAGCCTTGTAAGGCGTTTTCCACGTGTTATGGTCTTCAGCTTTTGATACGTCACTTTGCCGTATGCAAGAGGAGGAATAACGATAAGGGTTGTCTTCGTTGCAAGCGGATGCTTCAACTCTTTAGACTCCATTCTTTGATTTGTGATCAACCCGATTCTTGTCGCGTCCCTCTCTGCAGGTATGTCCCAACTTGTTTTGTTAGGAATTTCACATttgaaataaatcaaaaagtaTGA
- the CEP3 gene encoding Cysteine proteinases superfamily protein (Cysteine proteinases superfamily protein; FUNCTIONS IN: cysteine-type endopeptidase activity, cysteine-type peptidase activity; INVOLVED IN: proteolysis; LOCATED IN: endomembrane system; EXPRESSED IN: 17 plant structures; EXPRESSED DURING: 13 growth stages; CONTAINS InterPro DOMAIN/s: Peptidase C1A, papain (InterPro:IPR013128), Proteinase inhibitor I29, cathepsin propeptide (InterPro:IPR013201), Peptidase C1A, papain C-terminal (InterPro:IPR000668), Peptidase, cysteine peptidase active site (InterPro:IPR000169); BEST Arabidopsis thaliana protein match is: Cysteine proteinases superfamily protein (TAIR:AT3G48340.1); Has 7872 Blast hits to 7811 proteins in 728 species: Archae - 57; Bacteria - 251; Metazoa - 3274; Fungi - 4; Plants - 1942; Viruses - 134; Other Eukaryotes - 2210 (source: NCBI BLink).) → MKLFFIVLISFLSLLQASKGFDFDEKELETEENVWKLYERWRGHHSVSRASHEAIKRFNVFRHNVLHVHRTNKKNKPYKLKINRFADITHHEFRSSYAGSNVKHHRMLRGPKRGSGGFMYENVTRVPSSVDWREKGAVTEVKNQQDCGSCWAFSTVAAVEGINKIRTNKLVSLSEQELVDCDTEENQGCAGGLMEPAFEFIKNNGGIKTEETYPYDSSDVQFCRANSIGGETVTIDGHEHVPENDEEELLKAVAHQPVSVAIDAGSSDFQLYSEGVFIGECGTQLNHGVVIVGYGETKNGTKYWIVRNSWGPEWGEGGYVRIERGISENEGRCGIAMEASYPTKLSSTPSTHESVVRDDVKDEL, encoded by the exons catctcttttctttcccTCCTCCAAGCATCAAAAGGATTCGATTTCGACGAAAAAGAATTAGAAACCGAAGAGAACGTATGGAAGCTCTATGAGAGGTGGAGAGGCCACCACTCTGTATCCAGAGCCTCCCACGAGGCAATAAAGCGGTTCAACGTTTTTAGACACAATGTCCTTCATGTCCACAGGactaacaaaaagaacaagCCTTACAAACTCAAGATCAATAGATTCGCCGACATAACGCACCACGAGTTTAGAAGCTCCTACGCTGGCTCTAATGTTAAGCATCACCGAATGCTTCGTGGACCGAAGCGCGGATCTGGTGGTTTCATGTATGAGAATGTGACCAGAGTTCCGAGTTCTGTTGATTGGCGAGAGAAAGGAGCTGTCACTGAGGTCAAGAATCAACAAGATTGTG GAAGTTGCTGGGCGTTTTCGACGGTTGCAGCAGTGGAAGGGATAAACAAGATCAGAACAAACAAACTGGTTTCATTGTCTGAACAAGAGCTTGTGGATTGTGACACTGAAGAGAATCAAGGTTGTGCAGGAGGTCTCATGGAACCTGCGTTTGAATTTATAAAGAACAATGGTGGCATCAAAACCGAAGAGACTTATCCTTACGATTCCAGTGACGTTCAATTCTGTAGAGCTAATAGTATTGGTGGAGAAACTGTAACCATCGATGGACACGAACACGTCCCTGAGAATGATGAGGAAGAACTTCTCAAAGCTGTTGCTCACCAGCCTGTCTCTGTAGCTATTGATGCTGGGAGCTCAGATTTCCAGCTTTACTCTGAG GGTGTGTTTATCGGAGAATGCGGGACTCAGTTGAACCACGGGGTGGTGATTGTTGGGTATGGAGAGACCAAAAATGGAACAAAATATTGGATAGTAAGGAACTCATGGGGACCTGAATGGGGAGAAGGAGGCTATGTTCGGATAGAAAGAGGAATATCGGAGAATGAAGGACGTTGCGGTATAGCCATGGAGGCTTCTTATCCCACCAAGCTCTCTTCGACTCCTTCTACTCATGAGTCAGTAGTTCGTGATGATGTTAAAGACGAGCTCTAG
- the CEP3 gene encoding Cysteine proteinases superfamily protein: MKLFFIVLISFLSLLQASKGFDFDEKELETEENVWKLYERWRGHHSVSRASHEAIKRFNVFRHNVLHVHRTNKKNKPYKLKINRFADITHHEFRSSYAGSNVKHHRMLRGPKRGSGGFMYENVTRVPSSVDWREKGAVTEVKNQQDCGSCWAFSTVAAVEGINKIRTNKLVSLSEQELVDCDTEENQGCAGGLMEPAFEFIKNNGGIKTEETYPYDSSDVQFCRANSIGGETVTIDGHEHVPENDEEELLKAVAHQPVSVAIDAGSSDFQLYSEVIFGSLSLRQKTSYEKITYQC, encoded by the exons catctcttttctttcccTCCTCCAAGCATCAAAAGGATTCGATTTCGACGAAAAAGAATTAGAAACCGAAGAGAACGTATGGAAGCTCTATGAGAGGTGGAGAGGCCACCACTCTGTATCCAGAGCCTCCCACGAGGCAATAAAGCGGTTCAACGTTTTTAGACACAATGTCCTTCATGTCCACAGGactaacaaaaagaacaagCCTTACAAACTCAAGATCAATAGATTCGCCGACATAACGCACCACGAGTTTAGAAGCTCCTACGCTGGCTCTAATGTTAAGCATCACCGAATGCTTCGTGGACCGAAGCGCGGATCTGGTGGTTTCATGTATGAGAATGTGACCAGAGTTCCGAGTTCTGTTGATTGGCGAGAGAAAGGAGCTGTCACTGAGGTCAAGAATCAACAAGATTGTG GAAGTTGCTGGGCGTTTTCGACGGTTGCAGCAGTGGAAGGGATAAACAAGATCAGAACAAACAAACTGGTTTCATTGTCTGAACAAGAGCTTGTGGATTGTGACACTGAAGAGAATCAAGGTTGTGCAGGAGGTCTCATGGAACCTGCGTTTGAATTTATAAAGAACAATGGTGGCATCAAAACCGAAGAGACTTATCCTTACGATTCCAGTGACGTTCAATTCTGTAGAGCTAATAGTATTGGTGGAGAAACTGTAACCATCGATGGACACGAACACGTCCCTGAGAATGATGAGGAAGAACTTCTCAAAGCTGTTGCTCACCAGCCTGTCTCTGTAGCTATTGATGCTGGGAGCTCAGATTTCCAGCTTTACTCTGAGGTAATCTTTGGTAGTTTAAGTTTGCGACAGAAAACTAGttatgaaaaaataacatatcaATGTTAA
- the BT2 gene encoding BTB and TAZ domain protein 2 (BTB and TAZ domain protein 2 (BT2); CONTAINS InterPro DOMAIN/s: BTB/POZ (InterPro:IPR013069), Zinc finger, TAZ-type (InterPro:IPR000197), BTB/POZ fold (InterPro:IPR011333), Kelch related (InterPro:IPR013089), BTB/POZ-like (InterPro:IPR000210); BEST Arabidopsis thaliana protein match is: BTB and TAZ domain protein 1 (TAIR:AT5G63160.1); Has 1199 Blast hits to 1199 proteins in 89 species: Archae - 0; Bacteria - 0; Metazoa - 703; Fungi - 0; Plants - 445; Viruses - 2; Other Eukaryotes - 49 (source: NCBI BLink).), with the protein MEAVLVAMSVPATTEDDGFSLITDKLSYNLTPTSDVEIVTSDNRRIPAHSGVLASASPVLMNIMKKPMRRYRGCGSKRVIKILGVPCDAVSVFIKFLYSSSLTEDEMERYGIHLLALSHVYMVTQLKQRCSKGVVQRLTTENVVDVLQLARLCDAPDVCLRSMRLIHSQFKTVEQTEGWKFIQEHDPFLELDILQFIDDAESRKKRRRRHRKEQDLYMQLSEAMECIEHICTQGCTLVGPSNVVDNNKKSMTAEKSEPCKAFSTCYGLQLLIRHFAVCKRRNNDKGCLRCKRMLQLFRLHSLICDQPDSCRVPLCRQFRKRGEQDKKMGEDTKWKLLVTRVVSAKAMTSLCQSKKNKCEQAQGV; encoded by the exons ATGGAAGCTGTTCTTGTCGCAATGTCCGTCCCCGCCACAACGGAAGACGACGGATTTTCGTTAATCACCGATAAACTTTCATATAATCTAACGCCGACGTCGGACGTTGAGATCGTTACCTCCGATAACCGTCGGATTCCGGCACACTCCGGCGTTCTG GCTTCAGCTTCACCGGTACTGATGAACATCATGAAGAAACCGATGAGACGTTACAGAGGCTGTGGATCTAAAAGAGTCATCAAGATTCTTGGCGTTCCATGCGACGCCGTTTCGGTTTTTATCAAATTCCTCTACTCTTCTAg TTTGACGGAGGATGAGATGGAGAGATATGGAATCCATCTTTTAGCGTTGTCTCACGTCTACATGGTCACCCAGCTGAAGCAACGGTGCTCAAAAGGCGTTGTACAACGTTTAACTACAGAGAACGTAGTCGACGTCCTCCAGCTAGCTCGGCTCTGCGACGCACCCGATGTTTGCCTTCGATCTATGCGTCTGATCCATTCGCAGTTTAAGACCGTTGAGCAGACTGAAGGATGGAAGTTTATTCAAGAACATGATCCTTTCCTCGAGCTCGACATTCTCCAGTTCATCGATGACGCCGAATCG aggaagaaaagaaggcGACGACATAGAAAGGAGCAGGATCTTTACATGCAACTAAGCGAGGCAATGGAGTGCATAGAGCACATATGCACACAAGGTTGTACATTGGTCGGTCCATCAAACGTAGTagataacaacaaaaagtcaatgacTGCGGAAAAGTCAGAGCCTTGTAAGGCGTTTTCCACGTGTTATGGTCTTCAGCTTTTGATACGTCACTTTGCCGTATGCAAGAGGAGGAATAACGATAAGGGTTGTCTTCGTTGCAAGCGGATGCTTCAACTCTTTAGACTCCATTCTTTGATTTGTGATCAACCCGATTCTTGTCGCGTCCCTCTCTGCAG GCAATTTAGGAAACGGGGAGAACAAGACAAGAAAATGGGTGAAGACACCAAGTGGAAGCTTCTGGTGACAAGGGTTGTGTCTGCAAAAGCTATGACGTCGTTGTGTCAgtcaaagaagaacaaatgtGAACAAGCACAAGGGGTTTAA